Genomic segment of Paenibacillus sp. FSL R5-0912:
TGACAGGACGATCACACTGCTGGATAATCATTTTTTCAGTAATCCGGCGGGGTACAGCTTCTGGACCGGAATAGACACGCTGAATGAAATCCAGCAGGCCGATAATATTCTGGAGAGCTGGTCTACCGGGGGCACAGAATATGCAATTTATATGAGAAATATTGAGTCTAGAGATACGCCTTTTGATCTTTCCCATAAAACAAAGGGATTCAAGTATTTGGATAATGACGCGGGGGGATTGCCTGACACTATCGTAAGCAACATGGATGTCAGCGGAGGCGGGGCACTGCGCATCACATTATCAGAGACCGGAGAGAAAACAATCTCCTTCATGCGCAGTATTCTAAATCCCCGGAATTATAATGAGGCGATCGGCCTGCTGGTGGTCAACAAGGTAGAGGTGCTTTTAACCCGGGATATGGTATCTGTTGAGGTCCCTTCTGCTGCTGGAATCTTCTTATTCAACGACAAGGATGAGCAGTTAATGTCAGCCGGTTCAGGCAGCATTACACTGGCCGAGATTGACAGGAATATCGGACCTGCGGGCCCTTACGGCTTCACCTTCGCTGAAGAAGACGGGGAAGAATGGCTCTACGCCTATTCGGACAGCTCTAAATTCCACACCAGATTATTGTACAAAATCCCCTTAGCGTCCATCACCGGCAAACAAATCTGGCTGCAAAATATGCTCGTCATTATCTCTGTCGTTTATTTAGCGTTTGTCCTCACGTTCGTTCTCTATATAGTACGGCTTGTCGTTAAGCCCGTAGTGAAGCTCGTCTCGGTTATGAAAATTTATGAACCCGGCAAAACGCTGACAGGGTCTGACGAGCCCCTCAGGCATGATGAATTCGGCATTCTGTATGGATCATTTGTGAAAATGACCAAAAGGCTGGATTATTCCATTGAAGAAAATTATGTGATGCAGCTGAAACAAAAAGAGTATGAGCTCCTGATGCTCCAATCCCAGATCACCCCCCATTATCTGTACAATACCTTGGACTCGATTTACTGGTATGCGCTGGATAGCGGCAATGCAGAGGTTGGTGAAATGGTCCGTGACTTATCCATGCTGCTGCGTATCGGGCTAAGCAAAGGCCGGAAAATGATTACAGCCGGGGAGGAGCTGGAGCATGCCCAGGCCTATACACGGCTGCAAGAGAAACGGTACCCTGACACCTTCGGGGTCTGCTGGCAGATCGATGAAACATTGAAAGGCTATGAAACTCCCAAAGTCATTATCCAGCCTCTGATTGAAAACGCCATTATCCATGGTGTGCGCGGAATGGATGGGGAAGGCGAGATACGGGTATCTGCTGTTCAAAGTGAAGAAACTCTGCGCTTTATCATTGAGGACAATGGGCATCTGCCGGTAGATTTAGATGAGCTCTCTGCCATTATGCAGGAAGAGCATAGTCCGAAGGGATACGGAATCAGAAATGTGCATCAGCGGATCCAGCTCCATTACGGGGAGGCGTATGGATTAACCTATGAACGAAGCGGGGAGGGGTGGACCCGGGCAATCATCACCCTGCCTTTGCGCCGGCCCGAATGAGGTACTACCTGGATATGGACGTTTAAAAGATCACGTTTTTACGGGAATGCATCATCGTAGCTGCAGAGAGATGGTTCTATAATAAGTCCATGAAAGGAGTAATGGACATGACTAGAGCCACTGGATTCTCAAGATTCATCCATGCCATGTGGAAGTACAAGGCGCTGACGCTAATGATGCTGCCGGCCGTTCTTGTCCTTCTGGCGCACAGCTATTTACCGATGTTCGGTATATTTATTGCGTTCAAGAATGTGAATTACATTGACGGAATTTGGGGGAGTCCATGGGTAGGGTTTGATAATTTCAAATTCCTGTTCTCCTCGGGGGACATGTGGAGAATTGTAAGAAACACACTCCTGTACAGCTTAACCTTTATGATTATTAATTTAGTGCTGTCGGTATCGATCGCGGTGGCTATCAATGAGATCCGGCGGCGGTTTCTGGCAAAAGCTTACCAAAGCTTCATTATCCTGCCACACTTCCTGTCAATGGTCGTAGTGAGTTATCTCGTATACGCTTTCCTGCAGCCGGATCATGGCTTCATTAATGCCACCGTCCTCAAAGCCTTCGGGCAGGATGCGGTGTTCTGGTATTCGGAGAAGGAATACTGGCCTTATATCCTGGTGTTTGTGAACGCCTGGAAGCATGCCGGCTTCGGTGCTGTAATCTACATTGCGGCGATCGCCGGAATTGACCCCGAATACTATGAGGCTGCTCTCATCGACGGGGCTTCCAAGTGGAAGCAGATTACGAACATTACGATTCCTTTTATCCGGCCGGTCATTATTATTATGACGATTCTGTCGATGGGAAGTATCTTCAGTTCAGACTTCGGGCTGTTCTTCCAGGTGCCCATGAACTCAGGGGCATTGTATCCGGTTACGGATACCGTGGATACGTATGTATACCGGGCCTTGATGCAATTAAATGATATCGGGATGTCCTCGGCCACGGCGCTTGTTCAATCGGTGGTTGGGTTTATCATGGTGATCGCAACCAATAGCGCGGTCAGACAAATTGACCGGGAACAGGCATTATTCTAAATAAAGGAGAACAATCATGGCCAACGACTCCGGCAGCCGCATCGGCGGAATTTCTGTAGCTTCCAGTTTAATTTTAAACATTGCTTTTGTAATCCTCTCATTAATCTGCTTTTTGCCTGTTCTGCTAGTCATTATTGTATCCTTCACAGACGGACAGTCCATTCTGACTCAGGGATACAGCTTTGTTCCGGATAAATGGTCGTTGATTGCCTACGAATCCATCTTTAAGGATTTTCAGACGATTGTGTCGGGCTACCGGGTGAGCTTCACCATAACCATTCTTGGCACAGCGCTCAGTGTGCTACTCATGGCACTGTATGCCTATCCCATTTCACGTGCGGATTATCCGTTCCGTAATGCATTTACGTTCTTTTTGTTCTTCACGATGTTGTTTAATGGCGGGATGGTCAGCAGATATCTAATTTACACACAGGTGCTGCATATCAAGGATTCCTATATGGCGCTGATCCTGCCCATGCTGATTGTGCCATTCAACGTAATCATTATGCGGACCTTTTTCCAGACGACCATTCATCCTGCAGTGATTGAATCGGCAAGAATTGACGGTGCGGGTGAGCTTAGAATCTTCCTGCGGATCGTTCTGCCGCTCTCGTTGCCTGTCCTGGCAACCATGGCCTTGTTCAGCACAATCGGTTATTGGAACGACTGGTTCAATGCGCTGCTGTATGTCAGCAGTGAGGACAAATATCCGCTCCAGTATTTGATGATGCGTGTCCTCAATGATGTGCAGTATCTGCGCAATAATGTGGAGCTGGCTGCCCAGAATCCAACGATGATGAAGAACCTGCCGAATGAATCCTTGCAGATGGCCATGGCTGTCATTGGGATGGGGCCGATTCTGATCGCGTATCCTTTCTTTCAGAAATATTTTGTCAAAGGCCTCACAGTAGGGGCTGTTAAGGGCTAAAGCAGCGGTGGAACCGGCAAGCAGCATATTCTGTCTGCCGTTCTATATATAAGCTTAATAATCTAGGGAGGGTTAATATGAAAAAGGTAAAAGGACGTAAACCGCTATTCACAGCGATTGTTCTGGTTCTTGCGTTATCCTTACAGGCATGCTCTGGCGGTAATAACGGGGGTACTTCCGAACCGGCAGCATCAAAAGGCACGGAGAGCACGAGTACTGCGGCGCCTGCTGACAGTCCGGAATCGCTGAAGCCTTACGAGGTGTCGATTATCTACTTCGGTGCGCCGCAGCGGGATGATGCGCTGGTCGAAGCTAAGCTCAGTGAATATTTCAAAGAGAAATTCAATGCCACCGTTGATCTTCAGCCGATCGCCTCCAGCGAATACAAGCAGAAGACCGAGCTGATGTTAAATGCCGGTGAGCCGATGGATCTTGTGTTTACAGCCTCATGGCTTAATTTCTTCGGCAACGTCTCCAAGGGGGCCTTCCTGGATCTGGATGATCTGCTGGCCAAATACGGGCAGGGCATCTCGGAGAACCTCAACCCGATCTACCTTGAGGCTCCGCGCTACAAAGGGAAGCTGTATGGGATTCCCACAAACAAAGAGATTACCCAGGGCAAGGCCTACACTTACCGGAAAGATATAGTCGACAAATATAGTATTCCGATTGAGGATATTAAGACGATGTCAGATTTTGAACCCTGGTTCAAGCTGCTGAAGGAGAAAGAGCCGGCATTGATTCTGGATTTCATTAAGGAGTCGGGTGAAGGCATGATGTATGAGACCCGCTCGAACTTCCGCGTTATCGGGCCGACGCCTAATAAGATTCCTTTGTTCTTATATGATTATACAAATACAGATAACATCCAGATAAAGTCGGTTGTTGATCCGGAAATCTCATCGATTGCCAAAGCGGAGTATGAGCTGAACCGCAGCTACTATGAGAAGGGCTACATCAATAGCGATGCAGCTACAACAACGACTGACATCGGTGATTTAAGAAAACAGGGTAAAATCTGGATGCAGCAGGCCGTCTGGAAGCCGGGGGCTGATATTGAATTGAAAATTGCCACGGACAATAAATATGATTTCGTCTCTAAGGTTATCGAAGAACCTATTGTAACCACGGACCTTGCCGCCGGATCGATGTTCTCCATCTCCCGCACCTCCAAAGATCCGGAACGGGCCATGATGGTATTAAATGCGCTGCATACTGATCCTTATGCCGTGAACCTGTTCGTTAACGGAATTGAAGGCACTCACTATAAGAAGATTAGCGAGAACCGCATCGAGCCGATTGCCGATTCCGGATATGGCACCAGCGCCCTGTTCTGGGTGATCGGTAATCAGCTCATCAATTATCTCAAGCCGGGTCAGCCTGATGATTTGTATTCAAGCTGGAAGGAATTCAACAATGAGGCCAAACGTTCACCGCTGTTAGGGTTCGTATTCGATGAGTCGTCCGTCAAAAACGAGATTACTCAGCTCACCTCGGTCATTGGCGAGTACCGGGCCGCAAGCACGGGGGCAATTCCTGACCCTGCCAAAATGCTTGAGGAAAGAAATGAGAAATTAAAGAAGGCCGGCATTGAGAAGGTCCAAACAGAATTGCAGACCCAAATTGATGCCTGGAAAGCAGCTCAATAATTAACGGATTGAAGCATGGCAGGAGGTCTGTTGTTTCAGGACGTCCTGCCATTTAACTGTACAAGAGAAAAGGAGACATACACGATGGAGACTTGGATCAATGAGGCCTGGGATTATTCCCTGGGCAAATTAAGCAACACGCGCTACAGAATCGGAGCAACCTTCCCCAATGCCTCTTACGGCGGAAAATATGATGCGCGTGACCCCGATTGCTGGACCAACGGGTTCTGGCCCGGAATCCTGTGGCTGGCTTATCGTGCTACCGGCGATGAGGAATACCGGAGGATCGCCGAGAACTGTGAGGAGCAGCTGGATGCGCCTCTTCAGGAATACGAACAGCTCCATCATGATAACGGATTCCTCTGGAGTCTGTCAGCGGTGGCCGACTACAAGCTCACCGGCAATATGCTGTCCAGAAGAAGAGGGCTGATCGCTGCCAGCCATTTAGCCAGCCGCTTTAATCTTAAAGGGCAATTCATCCGTGCCTGGCTGTATGAAGGCAGTGAAGGCCTGGCTATTATAGATTGCATGATGAATCTTGGTTTACTGTACTGGGCCAGCGAAGAGCTTAAGGACCCGCGGTACCGGCATATAGCCGCTGCACATTCTGAGATGGCGCTCCGCGAATTCATCCGTCAGGATGGCTCGGTGCACCATATCGTCCGCTTCGATCCCGGAACGGGAGAGCGGATAGAGGCGCTTGGCGGACAAGGGTATAGTCCGGATTCCGCCTGGTCCCGCGGATCGGCCTGGGCGATTTACGGATTCGCTATAGGGTACCGCTATACGCGCGACATCCGGTTTCTGGATGCGGCCAAAGCGGCTTCGGATTATTTCGCCGCACAATTGCCGGAGGATCTTGTGCCTCCGTGGGATTTCCGGGCGCCTGCCGAACAGCTATGGGCCAAAGATTCAACAGCTGCGGCCTGCGCAGCCAGCGGAATGCTGGAAA
This window contains:
- a CDS encoding sensor histidine kinase, whose product is MSTSAGCSRECWGSHRQNSVSKPEEGTGLKPKLKLKHKVTLAFLVLIVLPFIVVGWISAYVAVDTIKEEVGSTTLQLVKQNHVTIDKTISAINDRTITLLDNHFFSNPAGYSFWTGIDTLNEIQQADNILESWSTGGTEYAIYMRNIESRDTPFDLSHKTKGFKYLDNDAGGLPDTIVSNMDVSGGGALRITLSETGEKTISFMRSILNPRNYNEAIGLLVVNKVEVLLTRDMVSVEVPSAAGIFLFNDKDEQLMSAGSGSITLAEIDRNIGPAGPYGFTFAEEDGEEWLYAYSDSSKFHTRLLYKIPLASITGKQIWLQNMLVIISVVYLAFVLTFVLYIVRLVVKPVVKLVSVMKIYEPGKTLTGSDEPLRHDEFGILYGSFVKMTKRLDYSIEENYVMQLKQKEYELLMLQSQITPHYLYNTLDSIYWYALDSGNAEVGEMVRDLSMLLRIGLSKGRKMITAGEELEHAQAYTRLQEKRYPDTFGVCWQIDETLKGYETPKVIIQPLIENAIIHGVRGMDGEGEIRVSAVQSEETLRFIIEDNGHLPVDLDELSAIMQEEHSPKGYGIRNVHQRIQLHYGEAYGLTYERSGEGWTRAIITLPLRRPE
- a CDS encoding ABC transporter permease, yielding MTRATGFSRFIHAMWKYKALTLMMLPAVLVLLAHSYLPMFGIFIAFKNVNYIDGIWGSPWVGFDNFKFLFSSGDMWRIVRNTLLYSLTFMIINLVLSVSIAVAINEIRRRFLAKAYQSFIILPHFLSMVVVSYLVYAFLQPDHGFINATVLKAFGQDAVFWYSEKEYWPYILVFVNAWKHAGFGAVIYIAAIAGIDPEYYEAALIDGASKWKQITNITIPFIRPVIIIMTILSMGSIFSSDFGLFFQVPMNSGALYPVTDTVDTYVYRALMQLNDIGMSSATALVQSVVGFIMVIATNSAVRQIDREQALF
- a CDS encoding carbohydrate ABC transporter permease — its product is MANDSGSRIGGISVASSLILNIAFVILSLICFLPVLLVIIVSFTDGQSILTQGYSFVPDKWSLIAYESIFKDFQTIVSGYRVSFTITILGTALSVLLMALYAYPISRADYPFRNAFTFFLFFTMLFNGGMVSRYLIYTQVLHIKDSYMALILPMLIVPFNVIIMRTFFQTTIHPAVIESARIDGAGELRIFLRIVLPLSLPVLATMALFSTIGYWNDWFNALLYVSSEDKYPLQYLMMRVLNDVQYLRNNVELAAQNPTMMKNLPNESLQMAMAVIGMGPILIAYPFFQKYFVKGLTVGAVKG
- a CDS encoding ABC transporter substrate-binding protein, giving the protein MKKVKGRKPLFTAIVLVLALSLQACSGGNNGGTSEPAASKGTESTSTAAPADSPESLKPYEVSIIYFGAPQRDDALVEAKLSEYFKEKFNATVDLQPIASSEYKQKTELMLNAGEPMDLVFTASWLNFFGNVSKGAFLDLDDLLAKYGQGISENLNPIYLEAPRYKGKLYGIPTNKEITQGKAYTYRKDIVDKYSIPIEDIKTMSDFEPWFKLLKEKEPALILDFIKESGEGMMYETRSNFRVIGPTPNKIPLFLYDYTNTDNIQIKSVVDPEISSIAKAEYELNRSYYEKGYINSDAATTTTDIGDLRKQGKIWMQQAVWKPGADIELKIATDNKYDFVSKVIEEPIVTTDLAAGSMFSISRTSKDPERAMMVLNALHTDPYAVNLFVNGIEGTHYKKISENRIEPIADSGYGTSALFWVIGNQLINYLKPGQPDDLYSSWKEFNNEAKRSPLLGFVFDESSVKNEITQLTSVIGEYRAASTGAIPDPAKMLEERNEKLKKAGIEKVQTELQTQIDAWKAAQ
- a CDS encoding glycoside hydrolase family 88 protein, encoding METWINEAWDYSLGKLSNTRYRIGATFPNASYGGKYDARDPDCWTNGFWPGILWLAYRATGDEEYRRIAENCEEQLDAPLQEYEQLHHDNGFLWSLSAVADYKLTGNMLSRRRGLIAASHLASRFNLKGQFIRAWLYEGSEGLAIIDCMMNLGLLYWASEELKDPRYRHIAAAHSEMALREFIRQDGSVHHIVRFDPGTGERIEALGGQGYSPDSAWSRGSAWAIYGFAIGYRYTRDIRFLDAAKAASDYFAAQLPEDLVPPWDFRAPAEQLWAKDSTAAACAASGMLEIAYLLEGEEAARYRKLGAAITESLFRHYTPEDPAEEALITKGTGSFPSNAEVEVPIIYGDFFFLEALLKLKGESEIFW